A segment of the Penaeus monodon isolate SGIC_2016 chromosome 38, NSTDA_Pmon_1, whole genome shotgun sequence genome:
GATGTTGCAATCGTCCAAGTTCTTCTGTCAtgcgtttcttttctctcataaGCTCATGGATTTCTTGGTCAACATTTTCCAAGTGCCGTAAGAATTCTGTTTCTTGCTCACTGAACACCATCATTTGTTGTAGTGCTACTCCTGCATTGTGGCTGAACTCAAATTCACTGAGTGAATTTGATATTGCTGTTAGTTGACTGAGGTGGTTTCTAGGACGGCCATTTCTGTGCCACCACCAACCCTTCGCTCTAGTCTTTCCACGCTGCTGCTGCTGAGCCTGCTGCAACTGCTGCTGATCCCAATTCCCTATCAAGTCCTCTGTAGTTGTACTTTTGTCAACTTTATGGATCACCAAAGGTGTCACACTTCTTGCTAAGCTTAAATTTGGAACATACtgtcttctattattattattattactgctactggtACTACAACCCTGGTCATACAGTGGaacttgtctttctttttctgtctgaaCCCCAATGGTGACTCGCGCTCCCACTGCACCACCATTGCTAAGACAGCGCGGGGAAGCCGGAGGAGCAAAAAGCGCAGATAGGCTTTGGTGTGGAGTCCTAACCTGTGAGGCACAAGGGGACGGTGGCTCCATTTTGTACAAGTGGGGTGTTGGTCGCCTCTCACTTGGCTGAGGTGTGACTGTTCCACGATGTGAGGCAGGGCGCATTTCTGCGCTATGGGTACTGCTACGCTCGCACTCATTGCGCATGCAACAGCACATAAATTGCACAGGGGTGTGGCGCTCCAACTTGATGCGCGGACTAAactgtggaggaggagggggtgggggccgaGGAGGATCAGGAAAATCATCACCCGGAGAAAAGATGAGTGGTCGAGGGTGTGGCGGTGGGTGTAGGGCTTGAGTTGGTGGAGGTATGGGCAAAGGGGAGGGCTGCCCCCTTGCTGTGTCAGGGGGAGCTGGGTTCTTTGGCCGTTCTTCTGAAGAGGGCCGTTTCACATGTTCATACTTCAGGTATGActctaaaaagtaaaaatataaaacatgacTGTAAGTATCTATTTTCATGCTATTATTTAATACAGCCAATTTCATATAACTGATATGACCAATTGGAAAAAATTTCGAAATTTGGTTGACCTGACCAGTCATAAGAAAACTGAAGATTCTTTTAATCAATTTTGAAGCAAAATctatttcaaatatattatatatatatatatatatatatatatatatatatatatatatatatatatatatatatatatattttttttttttttttttttttttttttttttatgttaaactaTTTCTTGGGATTTAAAAACTACTTAACCCATTTCTACCAGGTACATTACTACTCACTGTAGTCCTGATTTGTAAATATTGTTTGCAAACAGACGACTTGGCAAGTGATCAGCCACCAGGAGTCAATTAGAAGGACCTAGATAACTTAACCTGATTTCCCGATTCCATgaaattttgagaaaaatgtttctaatgctattaacagtgacatggttattattattattattattattgttgacattatgatcattataatgttaatgactcCACTATTGcccataaaagataaaaatgaatcttcctgaaaatcaaggaaaagggtaaatagatgAGATAAACAAGAATAGTAATTGCTTCCTTGGTGACTAaccacttgtggagccatctatgtgtaaacaattAATGTATATGCCGTGAGTAAAACCTGGAGACCTTCTAATttgcaagtaaataaataagtaaacataaaAAAGTCTGATGCATACTAGGATAACTTTATACATTTGTGGCCATATCTATATCCACCTATTTCTGCATGTATTTAAAAAGGTCtactgaccctttttttttcattatcaccggaaccttaaaatgtatttttttttttttttttatttagcctaAATGTATCTATACACTACAAGCAGATAAGCTATACTGTTTTTATTTCTAGACAAATTGTATGAAGCTTTTTTAAGACCTTAACCCATATCTGCCGGGCCACACCTTATAGCCGTTACAACAAACTGACTCAATGTGCCAGGTATGGCTATAGGCACCACAACATGTGTGCCAAGTGGAGAGTTCCTCTGCAAGTAACAGACTCCCAGGCCAAACGGCAGGATGGCTGCCAGAAGCCTCTAGAATCAGAGATTTCTGACACCATCATTAAagggttaattaaaaaaaaaaaaaaaaaaaaaaaaaaaaaaaaaaaaaaaaaaatctgccaatgATTCACTGTCAATAATCTAATCTATATTAATgagttttaaaagcttttttaaaaagttaccacagacacaacaaaataatttccaaaccaaagaaagatgtaaacataccaTCAAGTTTCTCCTGTTTGATGGACCTCTGATAGAGTGGTGATGAGAGAGGGACGGGCTGTGGTGGTTGCTGGGCAGTGGGCATGTGAGGTACGGGCCTCTGAGGTGGGGTAGCACCCAGTGGTCTTGGCGGGCCAGGCATTAGCGCCACAGGAGATGGGGGTGCTAGGCCATAGGGATAGACACACTCTGAAGTGTGAGGTGTACGTGGGTTGTGCATACAGAGGCCACATTCACCTATTGGAGATGGACGTTCCTCTTTCACCTGGGAACAAAGATTGTTGTATTAGGATTCATGTGCTTCAGATATTTCACTGCACTTCTTTATTCCAAAGACACTGTGACCCTTCTCCAAGAAAAATTCTTGGTAAATGCATAACAAATTCaacttaaattattatcatcagtcagTATGAACCcagaataatttaaatttataaactaTTTACATAAATTCATCACATGACTAATGATTACCTTCACTCCAGGGGGAGGTGCAAGAAGCAGAGGTGCTGGTCCAGCAACAGGGATTTCCCCTGTTGCAGGGCGCTGAGTATTCACAGGAGGTTGTCCAGGGCCCATGAGCGCCATGGGAGCCTCTGACACCTGGCTCCCCAGTGCTCGGTTGCCACTCAGGGACCCGTCAGACACCTGGCTTGGTAAGGCTCTGCTGGGATCTGCCACTTGGCTGGGTATACCCCTCGCACTCCCTGAGGTCCCACTCAAGGAATCCATCACACAGAGCGGCACTTCTACAGGGATCTGCGGCATCATCTGCAGGGGGTTCTCAGTACTCTTGGGCTCCACTGGAGGGGTGGGCACCTCTTGCTTCTGGATAATTCTCCTATCCTTCTGGGCATCAGGAGTTGCTGGAGAAGCTACCTGagcctcttcctcatcctcttcttcctcttcctcatcttcatcgtcatcctcctcctcctcatcctcctcctcttcttcatcttcatcatcttcgtcatcctcctgttcctcctcttcctcttcatcctcatgaACTTCCTCGCCCTGGATGTTCTCTTCCATTTCTGAGTCAGTGTCATGGATTGTGATTGTTGAGGTTGGGTCTCTTGGTGGTGGAGAGATAATCTGGCAGTCGAGGTCTGGATCTGAGTCGGTGTTAAGAAGATCACTGATGGACAGTGACACTTCCTCCCAGATGTTGCTGTCACCATTCTGCTCCATGGCTAAAATTTCACGGACctaataggaagaagagagacaaccATATGTaaactttaaaaagaaataaggggacagaaaaaagacaTTTTAGTACACTATAAATGATTCacataaaagagggggaaaaaaatacctgattcatccatatacatataaggtCAAGTGATCAAACTGCAAAATATTTTTCAGTACCTGTTGAACCACTTCAGGTGGGAGGGAACTCATTTGTGTGTTGTCCAGACTATTCAGCAACCTCAGCTCATCATCAGGGAGCGTGTCAAGGGGCCGGAAACGTTGCTGGCTTAAGCGCTGGGAAAGGGCAGCTCTGTGCTCTGACATGAGGTGGCTCATCATGAACTGCGCCTTGCGTGACCTTGGATCATCAACTAACTCCTGGATTCCAGAAAATATTTGGGtgtaaatagaatttttttttcttgaatactGAAGATGATACTTTGCATGATATAATCTGACAATAAAAACTAATGCTTGCATTAAATCAATGAAAGAAATGGCTGGTATgtataaggaagaggagggagaaaaaaagatcatgactccaaagaaaaggagaagagaatgaagtaaaaaaaaaaaaaaaaagaagagtgaggctcaggaggaggaggagaaagacaaagaggaagagggaaaagtaataagatagaaaaaaagaaatagaagaggtaAGGAATAGGACCTAGAAAAGACTTTCCAAATAACTGCTTCCTCCACTTTTACAAACCTGCAAGGATTTTTTGTCCATGGTGAGGAGTTGCTTCAGCATAATCTTTCTAAGTTTTGGCATGAGATGGATCTTCATCCAATTCTTGCGAGCACCAGTTGTCCCGTGACCATCCCTACTTGATCCAGCACTTTCCACCACACTCATGGAACATGATCTAACCCTGCCAGGTCCAGGCCTGGTAGTCAAGCACCCACTTGAAGGATTTTTGCGCAGGTCAATCACCCCTGAACTCTCAGACATGTGTCTTCTCCGTGTTACAGAGGAGGAGGGCTGTGAGGGGTCTACTGATGGCCAATGGCCACCTGCTCTTCCCACATCTGTATCAGAATAGGTGCCAGAGTCTTCCTGCTCATCACCATCAACGGCCTTGCACCCCAAGCTTCCTTCCCCCAACAATGTGCCACTCTTGGGGAAAGTGCCTGTGCGCTTACGAGATGTCACTGGGGTTGAGGGTATGCCCAGAATGTTACTGGTCCCACCCTGCCCTCGCCCAACAGATGCCCACTCCTTTGCGCTAAAACGAATGTCTATGTCAAACTCCAAGCAACTGGGGTTTCTGCGGGGCATGGACAAGTCCTGTGCACTATTCTCCTCAGGAGACTTAGTCGCATCTTCACTGTCCTCATTCTCTCCTGCCACTGAACATTCTGcaccattattctttttcttggcTGCCAAAAATGTCTTCTTAAGCTTATTAGCTGCATCGGCAAGAGCTTTTTTCTTTGCTGCTTCAGCTAAGGTAGCACTTtcactgattttctttttctttcccttcttctctttagtTTTGGCTTTAACTCGTGCCTTGTCACCTCTTGACAACATCATGCTTGCACCAGCTATTCGCAATCCTCTGCTGGCATGACCAACTGCCTGGAAACTTGATCCCTCAAACTTATTTTGAtgctgtttctgtttcttcttctttcctcctttattctctcttcccttcccatgaAAAACATCACCACTGCCTCTTACATCCCTGTGCAGCTGATGATGTGCAGGGGGGATTTTCTTATAATCCCTGGAGTCTGGTCTGTAGCGTCTCCTGGAGTCATGGGAGCTGTCTCTGCTTCTAGGTCGATGATGGAACGTGGAGGAGTGGTGCCTTCGACTATCTGCAGGGTCAAACATGGCATCCTGTCTTGGAACACCATAGCTTCCCTCACCTTGTCCATTGTGACTACTCGATCTACTGTTGTGGCGTTTAGAGTAGTTTTTCGTGACACGTGTGCCAAAAGACCATTGCGGCCAGTCAGGATTTGGACGTGTGTTTTCACTGTCATCGGCCCAACTTGGACCCCCGAGGTAGGCATCCATGGACTGCTTTTGCTGTGCCCACCACTTCAGGTCAAAGGCATACTGCCCTCCTCCACTCTGGTAGTATCCTGGGTGGGCATGCCCCCAAGACTGCTGCTGTGGAAAGTGAGGAGGTGCATGGTGACTTCTGTTGGCTTCAGGGTAAATATTGTGGTTGGAGATCAAGGGCCAAGTTCCCTGGAAGTGTGTTTGAGGAGGCCCCATCAAAGACTGCTGCTGGCCGTGAGGACCTGTTGAATTCTGGGGGACGCTACCACTTTGTTGGTTATCATGCTGACGTCTGCTCTCGCTCCTGTAGTCAATGGGAGATGGTGTTGCCCGGTGTCTCATGGCTGACGGTTGTGGTTGGTGGCTTTCATTTTCACTGTTCATGTTCCAATCCATCTGTGCTGAGCAACGGTTATTCCATCTCCTTGACTCGTCCTTGGGCCCGTCTCTCTCGCCTTTGTCATCCCACCGTGTCCTACGCATCACTCTGTCTTTATTCTGCAAAGAAGTAAAagacttaaaaacaaaaattttaataaatcattAAGTTAACGTTAACTTcaatatagcttttttttttttttttctttttttttttctttcttttttttcttttttgcacaaTCCCACAAGGATGTTGGcaatcatgaatttccatgattttcttggcaatttagagcggtggtttgccgttgccttccgcccggtgtttttaccaagtcaccatctctatttacctgggtctgggaccagcactgacttgggctgacttaccacccagtggctaggtaagcaatcaaggtgaagttccttgcccaagggaacaacacacaagccggtgactcgaaccctcaaactcagattgccactgtgacagtcttgagtccgatgctctaaccacttggccaccgcgccCTATAGCTTTAATTATAAAAGGCGGAAAAAACGAGAAGCATGGTAGGGAGAGATTTGTAGAGAGAgggcaaggaaggaggaagagaaactatgaatagaagaatggggaagagaagagggaggagggagggagaaagggagagagagggagagggatagagaggagggagggagagagagggagagggatagagagagagagagagagagagagcgagagagagagagagagagagagagagagagagagggagggagggagggagggagggagggagggagggaaagggaaagggaaagggaaagggaaagggaaagggaaagggaaagggaaagggaaagggaaagggagagggagagagagagagagagagagagagagagagagagagagagagagagagagagagagagagagagagagagagagagagagagagagagagagagagagagagagaggagagaagagagagagagagaagaaaagaaagatagaaagaagaaaataaagaaatagaatagataaggaaagatagaaagaaagaatcaaGTTAGATTATGCACATCTTAGTGCAAGTTCACTAACTAAAtgcaaatcaaaattttaaaattgaccAAGAAAATATCAGTGACCTTGTAATTAGTTGCAACAAAAAAATGACCATTAACAATTTCCCTGTCATGTACATGTCATGACTTACTGATTAAAAaatctcttctgtttttccttcaaATAagaaatctctcctctctttttatcttctactTATCTTTCCACATATCTTATCAATTACCATTACTTTGTTATCTACTGCACTCTATTTAGACAGACACACTTTCACTTTTTGCCCATCTTGTAAGATCAAAACATTCGGCAATCTGGTCATGATACTGCTAGCAATGCCTATATAAGTAAGTTCTCATCACTTCCAAGTTTTGCACACCTCTGACATCACACGTCACATGAGACTGACTGAGagtggatggaaggagggggggggagttagagaatgggggaaggagataaTAGAAAACATGGCAAACTCAGCAAACACTTAAGTAATTTTCGATGCTGGCTCATTCTGGCCCTTTTGCACATTGGACTGATTTTAAAAGGCAATGACTAAcagtaattataagtatatataataattttttcttggtttcatttttatatttcctcATACTGTAGCTTAGGCATGttataataaagaagtaaaacacatagacacagaatatgaataacaatactGTTTTGTTCTGTTAAGGCATATGTAAAATCTGAATGCTTTcaacaaatttaatataaaaaaaagattaattatacAACTAAGGTATCACAACAAGTATCGCATTCCTTCCTCCTTTGGAAATCCGTGATAAAGGACATCCTCAGGGAGATCCCAAATATTGCATCCAACCACTTAGCGCATGCCAATCTGTGATGCGAgcaaaaacaggagagagagggtcAATATGCCATCCAAGACTGTTCACATGATTAATGTCCAATCCCCAGGCTTTGTCCTGCATAACATTGTGCAGAAGACTCTGATGATGAATCTGATGGGACCTTACTTATACAGAACTTGACTGGTAGTACTCTGAGTTTCCTGGAACAGAacactattttctattttttttttcttggttcagTGTTCTGCAAAATTTACAGTTGGGTATATTTTCTTTACAATAACATTTTCATTTGTACACTTCCATACTAGCATCAGATTAGACAGttataatatcagtaagaatgataataatgattattagttgGTGTTATCCTACTGTACACAAACAGAACTCCCTGCAATCATAAACTCTACTACTATGAATTAATGCTATTATGTATACCTCAAAAGATGACACACTATCATGCACAAAATCTGGTATGTCAGTGTTTCAAAATTACATAGGTTGTGCAACTGTCACTACACCAATTTAATTTGTTAGATTATAAGCCCATATTCATCAGTGACTGACTGACATACACCAAGTCACCGATGAATGAGCAGTAAAGGTTCATGATAGGAAGTGTGCGTGTGATCTTGACGAGCAAAGGATGGAAGTTCTGATAAGAGAAGTGTAAGCCCTCTGGTGGCCATTAGGCAAACCCAGCAACCTAAAAGGTCTTTTATGTTttcaattaattttgcaattaattGGTGGTTTATGTTTTCAGGTACATCCAGCTTTCATTTTGCTGTTTTATGATctcaattaatttatcatttattttattgcttCACATTCTCTCCAACTGTTACTTGTAATGATGCTAAAGATGTTTCTTGCTGGGACAGTGTTTAGGGAATATTATGAACATAATATTTGGTTTAATCTGCCCAAGAAGTACCtaaaattattaacattaattctTAAGTTACTCTATATCAAATTTTCACTATCAAATGTTTGAGCTGGTGCATAACTAATTACAGACAATAATAAGGGCTTAGGTGAAATTACTGCTGCTGTAAAAGGAGGCTTGAGTGATGTATAATCAAAACAGGATTTCCTCAAAATTGGTTTATCACCCTCTATAACATTTTCTGAGAGCATCATACACTAGccctttataaataaatatcaatattatccctCATTTCTTTAACCCAAAATGTGAATGCCTGTCAGCTTATAACTTTTTCACTATAGGGTAGCAAGCCAAAtttcctaaaataaaaattatttcattatttttacaaccAATTTCTCATCCCAAATTGCATACTTAAACAGGAAAAGATACAGAGAAACCCTGTACCATAggacaaaagaaaatgataatgatattttcaaGTTCCATAAAGCAGGTATTGATCTGTAGGCTCTACAGAAAGTCATTTTCCAATCTGAACTGAACTAGACTGGAGAGATATGGCGGTCTTGTGTAGATGTATAAGATTATGAGATGGCACATACCAAAATAATTAACGACAATGTGTGGAGAAACagcaaaatacaattaaaaagagagaaagaaatctttACAGCACAGCAATTTAGAATTAACAGTCAGCCTGAGTATGAACTATATCTCAGTCACAATCCTGTTAATGTTCTTTAGTAAATATGCTTCTTCAATTCAGTCAATTAAAGAATGGCAATAAATCACACAATGactattctttttcctttgaaGAGCTAGCAATGACTGAAGAAATTAAGGCATAGCTATGGTTTCAGTGAAATCTGGTTTTCATAATCTGGACTTCATAAATTCCATAGTGTAGCTAAAATCAATTCACAAGCACCACAATAACATTCCAAGACATATTTACATACTGACTGTGACCTTAGCAAAAATGGTATatactgacaataatataattattctaatgACCAACAATTTATACAACCCAATGTTCTTCTAATTAATGAATACCTCTTCCTGAAATACAAACAATCATGGCTTCAATGTGACCAAGATAAACTCCTAGCATATTTAAAACGCAAGGGAACTGGGGAGACGATGAGAACAAGAACCCAAAAGTGAAGGGATTTCATTCTAACAATTATCTAGTGTTGTCTTGCCTCGTAATTCGCTAAACACAGCCACTGAATTGCCGATACATTGTAAAAGTGAAATATATCAACGAATATCAATCAGCATTGAGATAACAAATAGTGCTAAGGTGAAAGGTTTCgcgaaaaaattgcaaaaattctctttatctgaACTCCActgtttttgtctctccttttggaaactttctttaccttttgttttcCCTAACTTATGAGCACTTATAGCAATGTACTGTGAGGCATTTCCCCTCCTTATATCATCCCTTTGATCTATTTCGTCTTAAcgaaaaagggaatgaaggacattaaaaaaaaaggataaaaaggccTCGAGAATTAAATCCCCCAATTTTTGCCCCACGAACTTTAACGTCCCGAATCTCTTTATCCCACTCAAAGAAGGTCTCCCATAGGGAAAGAAACTCTTCTTCATGAACAGAAGCATCTCTCTGTACCCACCTTGCACTATGATAAGTTTCCTGTTGGCTAGAAAATAAGGTCAAGGCCATAGAATCAACACCTCGCTCGCCTTGCACAAAAGGGACGCCATATTTGTTTTGGTCCTGAGACGCCCGCTGgactctcctcttttatttctcttcgaaATGGCCTTTCTTCGTTTTTGCTATTACGAAAattattggaatatatatttatctggtaTTGTATGTGTCATTTTGTAATTTGCTCGAATATTTATTGAAAATCTTTATTTTCCATTAGCTCGTCAGGGTTACTTGTTCTGATCAACTTCTAAAAGTCTTCTAAAAACTAGACCTCTTCATTCTATGAAAAATATGTTTAATGTATCTAACACTAATACAAAAAATCATTAAAGATAATTATCAACAAATGCAGCTGAGCAGTAAAAGTATCACAAATAGCATTCCTTGTCGCGAAAGAATGTGTTATTGGAACGGCCTTTCCGTGTGAGCTCAGAAGTGCGTCGTCTGCCAGGAGGGGAAGGCGTGCGATCGATAAGGAGTCCCTTTGTGTGCAAAAACTCTCCAAAAACTCTCCTCTCGTTCCTGCACGCCCAACAGTGAGTATTTCACGTTGCCTTTCTACTGCGGGGGATGAAGTAGGTGAGGAGTAAATGTCTTCTTTGGGCTGTTATTGCCGTATTTGCGTTGACACAGGGCGAGATCCTGAGGGCGGCTCCGAGCGATTCATTCATTGATCTTATTTACTCATCTCACAAAAGGTGGGCGTGACCTACACATCACACATTATGTCTTTGgagttattatgattactgtgcCATGTGAGTCAAGtctaatgatgtgtgtgtatgtgctgtgtggcTGTGTATGTGGGTTAGATAAGTGATTTAGTATTGGGTGCAGACTCTAGGGGGGAAGGTAGGCCTATAGGAGAGGGCAGTATTGAGGCtggattttgtccttttttttgcctttttttgctgTTTGGTGATTTAACATGGTGATTGATAGTGTGTGATTTCTGTTTTTCGTTTGTGTTGAGGGTGGGAAGTGTAAGTGATGGTGTACACTAAACTAAAGCTATTCAGTTTCCATAGCAAAATGAAATATGTTAGTGAATGTGAAAAGctcttgttatttgtattatatgtatttctgtttttaaGAAGCACATTCTTTGAATCTGTGTTCATTTTATTGCTGTATATTATAAAGCAAAATAACTGGATGTAATGTTATAACACAAAGCTGCGTTCTGTCACATTGGGTATATCGAGGACATTAAAAAATAGTTATGGTTCATTTTGTGGTATTTTAATGGACAATTAAGAGTACGTGAATTATATACCCAGTGTTTTTTGTATAGGGAAATCACTAGAATAgccaataatttatatatatttttttatcatgcttCCTTTTACCCAGAACATTTTCAGGTTTATGGTTCTGTATTCACAAGAGGCAGAATTAATTAAAGGATCCCAATTCAATTTTGATTCAAGGAAAATAAAGTACTGATTTTATAAAGGTTGCTGATATTTCTGTTCTACTGTGGTCATGTGTGGAAACTTGTTCATATCatgcagagaggaagagaaacttgTTTTTCCATTTACTTATGTTACTGGAGAAATTTGCACTAAAATTGCAATACATATTACAATCTCAAAGTTTGACCATTTGAATTATTTCAGTTGATCAAAGCAGAGGTTTTGTTGAACACGCATGACACGCAGAACAACAACATTTATTGGAAAGCGATTATCAGATCAATATTATTTATGAACTGAGCACGAGCTAATATTAGCAATCTTCTATAAAATGTATGCAGGTGACTAGTTCTTCTAAAAGCATTTGACATGCACAAGCACCTGACATTTTGTATTTGTAAGGAACTATTTTTtcttgtcatgtttttttttttcttgtaaaaaataGTGAACTATTTTTATACAGGCTGGAATGTGATCTTGCACAAGTTCATGGTTTAGCTGTAAATGAGAGCTTTGTGTTCTGCAATAATTGAACGAGAGTGTTCTAGAATAACCTGTAATGTTCTACAACAGCCTGATGACCTTTTAAGGATGAGTTCTTGAATACTAATGAGATTTGTCTTTAACAGAGTTAGCATGTTCTAGAACAAAATATTAGATGTTCTAGAGCAAATTGTTGGCTAGTTTTACAACATGAGCAGACTCTTGACACATTCTAGAAAATAAACTGGTTGTTGACATGTTCTAGAACTTAACTGCCTGGTGACTTGTACTAGATTTGAAGTGACAGGCTCTGTCATGTTCTAGAACTTGTATTCATCAGTCTGTTGTGTTCTAGAACTAGAACTAAAACATGTCAACAACTGACTATTCAGAACATGAACTCAACATGTTGACATGTTCTAGAACCCAAGCAGGCTGCTGACTTGTTCTAGAACTTGAATGGAACAGGCTTTTTACATGTTCTAGAACCTGGACTGGACATGCTGTTGATGTGTTCTAGAACCTAAACAGGTTGTTCTAGAACATAACAGGCTGATGTCAAGTTCTAGTACTTGAGCTAAACAGCCTGTTGATATGTTCTAGAACAAACTCATCACATTTTCTTGTGTAATGTGGAAAGGGACTTGCCACTGTTGTTAACTTGCTCCCAAGCCACTTGCAGCAGTGTGACTTAATAAACATTGCTTTACATAGTTATGACACAAAGTTCGTATGTAACCCTACAGTTTTCAgttattatagaaataaatattaggGTTAATGTTAAGAAACAGGCATGCCCACAATCTTTTAAAAAGGCAGGCTGTGAAGTGTA
Coding sequences within it:
- the LOC119597167 gene encoding uncharacterized protein LOC119597167, giving the protein MRRTRWDDKGERDGPKDESRRWNNRCSAQMDWNMNSENESHQPQPSAMRHRATPSPIDYRSESRRQHDNQQSGSVPQNSTGPHGQQQSLMGPPQTHFQGTWPLISNHNIYPEANRSHHAPPHFPQQQSWGHAHPGYYQSGGGQYAFDLKWWAQQKQSMDAYLGGPSWADDSENTRPNPDWPQWSFGTRVTKNYSKRHNSRSSSHNGQGEGSYGVPRQDAMFDPADSRRHHSSTFHHRPRSRDSSHDSRRRYRPDSRDYKKIPPAHHQLHRDVRGSGDVFHGKGRENKGGKKKKQKQHQNKFEGSSFQAVGHASRGLRIAGASMMLSRGDKARVKAKTKEKKGKKKKISESATLAEAAKKKALADAANKLKKTFLAAKKKNNGAECSVAGENEDSEDATKSPEENSAQDLSMPRRNPSCLEFDIDIRFSAKEWASVGRGQGGTSNILGIPSTPVTSRKRTGTFPKSGTLLGEGSLGCKAVDGDEQEDSGTYSDTDVGRAGGHWPSVDPSQPSSSVTRRRHMSESSGVIDLRKNPSSGCLTTRPGPGRVRSCSMSVVESAGSSRDGHGTTGARKNWMKIHLMPKLRKIMLKQLLTMDKKSLQELVDDPRSRKAQFMMSHLMSEHRAALSQRLSQQRFRPLDTLPDDELRLLNSLDNTQMSSLPPEVVQQVREILAMEQNGDSNIWEEVSLSISDLLNTDSDPDLDCQIISPPPRDPTSTITIHDTDSEMEENIQGEEVHEDEEEEEEQEDDEDDEDEEEEEDEEEEDDDEDEEEEEEDEEEAQVASPATPDAQKDRRIIQKQEVPTPPVEPKSTENPLQMMPQIPVEVPLCVMDSLSGTSGSARGIPSQVADPSRALPSQVSDGSLSGNRALGSQVSEAPMALMGPGQPPVNTQRPATGEIPVAGPAPLLLAPPPGVKVKEERPSPIGECGLCMHNPRTPHTSECVYPYGLAPPSPVALMPGPPRPLGATPPQRPVPHMPTAQQPPQPVPLSSPLYQRSIKQEKLDESYLKYEHVKRPSSEERPKNPAPPDTARGQPSPLPIPPPTQALHPPPHPRPLIFSPGDDFPDPPRPPPPPPPQFSPRIKLERHTPVQFMCCCMRNECERSSTHSAEMRPASHRGTVTPQPSERRPTPHLYKMEPPSPCASQVRTPHQSLSALFAPPASPRCLSNGGAVGARVTIGVQTEKERQVPLYDQGCSTSSSNNNNNRRQYVPNLSLARSVTPLVIHKVDKSTTTEDLIGNWDQQQLQQAQQQQRGKTRAKGWWWHRNGRPRNHLSQLTAISNSLSEFEFSHNAGVALQQMMVFSEQETEFLRHLENVDQEIHELMREKKRMTEELGRLQHLRIAKLQQLVRQSGVSSVSIGGEVSGNDSLELRGPTTSDSRGMRSCPNDSSSDGGDPPDVGESTTYSVENVSVRYGVSKEDVCVQSTTDNASVVSSSQEKGPRLRSFSFSHTSSNDSSNDSQSVRRQRCTSTCQSPGKGGKGTETYKVTYLGSVNPNEGFYEDIANIHKLQQSISNTDSETDNDSKAIGIANHSLEVCTAFEGDGRQAKSRNRSSSLSSSAEGDVESEVPADREEEEMDSVSRFRKQLIDDKEEAIVDSSEQQDNKMENESSIAITEEAMEDQSDPRKTPPYQENVCLPESNPKAEEDSKANLCRISSGANRFEGKRINGEAEYAQVSKPGELCQISEKELPSTSRKSSSSSTLSSTSPSCSPDSLKCRSTSGEHCYSLRSRGPPSEVIEDTSVANSSLCGEGLEESLGKTPPRKRNEKVLEEEQADDEREGDEDDDDNRSGGGADGADSSSDDKKKRKRKRKTKKHRVNKRKRKRIPEKSGSKSPVTMSKRSLPTSPTSSTSQASTIDVSGSSLKGCDEGSNDSKRGVEDPGNNGSYEMMDSSGDERAYVNPPPHGSAVLDIKVIGDFVITASSDGTARCYDMASGRVMATYVDHTDLVTCVGVVGKISFNADDADFAVITGSADKTICMFSGKTGVAEQRCEVGEGVRCLDLCWGQLFLGTEGGCGARWNFKDKKITEMVQFCGKAVTSLKAMREGGRRILLVAAKTTPLMVRDAMSGLFLRTLEHIQLTVYATLSHEGLLYAGGSNKAIVYYDFASGNSRGHIPCEADVSCLTIFKGHLIATCYDGLIRIICLKTGQLVQRLQVETTNKMFICSALYKDKLLIGNKKGEVVGCQLPQLASQIT